A single window of Camarhynchus parvulus chromosome 9, STF_HiC, whole genome shotgun sequence DNA harbors:
- the PAQR9 gene encoding membrane progestin receptor epsilon, protein MSDAAGGGGGGGEAQSYRGSSAGGCGRSGSASPGRRRGGGPGAGRGSGSMPAGDGDKKEAAPPPPRPAALLRWDEVPEDFVECFILSGYRRLHCSAQECLASVLQPTNETLNFWTHFIPLLLFLSRFGRLLLLRGAGDVPFHHPALLPLWCYASGVLLTFAMSCTAHLFSCLSPRLRATFFYLDYASISYYGFASTVAYSYYLLPGLSLLDAGAMSRYVQQRLGWQLDCSLPIAAYRVLVLPVALALAVGCTAACCRSRAACCAYPFAVRTFVFAMPLSMACPIMLESLFFDLRARNPTLFVYFYRRYFWLLVAAFFNVSKIPERIQPGLFDIVGHSHQLFHIFTFLSIYDQVHYVEDGLAEFLKAPLAAPTYLGTVGYMLLLTVCLAVVVRRFLNVADLCKQD, encoded by the coding sequence ATGAGTGATGctgccgggggcggcggcgggggcggagAGGCGCAGAGCTACCGCGGATCCTCCGCCGGCGGCTGCGGGCGCAGCGGCTCTGCCTCGCCCGGTCGGCGGCGAGGCGGCGGGCCCGGAGCCGGCCGGGGCAGCGGCAGCATGCCGGCGGGCGATGGGGACAAGAAGgaggcggcgccgccgccgcctcgcccTGCCGCCCTGCTGCGGTGGGACGAGGTGCCCGAGGACTTCGTGGAGTGCTTCATCCTCTCGGGCTACCGCCGGCTGCACTGCTCGGCACAGGAGTGCCTGGCCTCGGTGCTGCAGCCCACCAACGAAACCCTCAACTTCTGGACCCACTTCATCCCATTGCTGCTCTTCCTCAGCCGCTTCGGGCGGCTGCTTCTGCTGCGGGGCGCTGGGGACGTGCCCTTCCACCACccggccctgctgcccctctggTGCTACGCCTCGGGGGTGCTGCTCACCTTTGCCATGAGCTGTACGGCCCACCTCTTCAGCTGCCTCTCCCCGCGCCTCCGCGCCACCTTCTTCTACCTGGACTACGCCTCCATCAGCTACTACGGCTTCGCCAGCACCGTGGCCTACTCCTACTACCTGCTGCCGGGGCTGAGCCTGTTGGACGCCGGAGCCATGAGCCGCTACGTGCAGCAGcggctgggctggcagctggacTGCAGCCTGCCCATCGCGGCCTACCGCGTGCTCGTGCTGCCCGTGGCGCTGGCGCTGGCCGTGGGCTGCACGGCCGCCTGCTGCCGCAGCCGCGCCGCGTGCTGCGCCTACCCCTTCGCCGTGCGCACCTTCGTGTTCGCCATGCCGCTCAGCATGGCCTGCCCCATCATGCTGGAGAGCCTCTTCTTCGACCTCCGCGCACGCAACCCCACGCTCTTCGTCTACTTCTACCGCCGCTACTTTTGGCTGCTGGTGGCCGCCTTCTTCAACGTCAGCAAAATCCCCGAGCGGATCCAGCCGGGGCTCTTCGACATCGTGGGGCATAGCCATCAGCTTTTCCATATCTTCACCTTCCTCAGCATCTACGACCAGGTGCACTACGTGGAGGACGGGCTGGCTGAGTTTCTCAAGGCACCCCTGGCTGCCCCCACCTACCTAGGCACCGTGGGCTATATGCTGCTCCTGACCGTCTGCCTTGCTGTGGTCGTCAGGAGGTTCCTCAACGTTGCAGACCTCTGCAAGCAGGACTGA